One segment of Setaria viridis chromosome 4, Setaria_viridis_v4.0, whole genome shotgun sequence DNA contains the following:
- the LOC117851405 gene encoding uncharacterized protein, with amino-acid sequence MEGLFKLNPNASPFIPGSLSSFAVADKAQENQDKALENQAESSSKGETSGDTFDPSKYEENDMDPVALANMVFSMFPNVSTDFIDELLKANDFDINLTVDMLDELSSQDMLHDDAEDINDLHDGQGLPGDDYHHAEVSESSSNPNQDLQNEKSATTSDVKSVLPKFLNINLLDNDLGLPNDDKSAGASATK; translated from the exons ATGGAAGGGTTGTTCAAGTTGAATCCAAATGCCAGTCCTTTCATACCTGGATCCCTGAGTTCATTTGCAGTTGCAGACAAGGCCCAAGAAAACCAAGACAAGGCCCTTGAAAACCAAGCAG AGTCATCATCAAAGGGTGAAACTTCTGGTGACACTTTTGATCCTTCGAAGTATGAGGAAAATGACATGGATCCAGTTGCTCTAGCCAATATGGTCTTTTCAATGTTCCCAAATGTCTCCACAGATTTCATTGATGAGTTACTCAAGGCAAATGATTTTGACATAAATCTGACTGTTGATATGCTTGACGAGCTGAGCTCACAAGATATGCTTCATGATGATGCTGAAGATATCAATGACCTGCATGATGGCCAG GGCCTACCTGGTGACGATTACCACCATGCTGAAGTGTCTGAGAGTAGCAGCAACCCCAATCAAGATCTGCAGAATGAGAAGTCGGCAACAACTTCTGATGTGAAATCTGTCCTGCCAAAGTTCTTGAATATCAATTTGCTTGACAATGACCTG GGCCTGCCCAATGATGATAAGTCAGCAGGGGCTTCAGCTACAAAGTGA
- the LOC117853837 gene encoding probable non-specific lipid-transfer protein 2 produces the protein MAMGKATATTVLVLCVLLVAAARPLDAAACNPSALRPCGGALFGRAVTEGCCVQLKKQQPCLCQYARNPAYSNYVNGPAAQSLTKACGLPKMKC, from the coding sequence ATGGCCatgggcaaggcgacggccacCACCGTGCTCGTGCTGTGCGTCCTGCTGGTGGCGGCCGCGCGGCCGCTGGACGCGGCGGCGTGCAACCCGTCCGCGCTGAGACCGTGCGGCGGCGCCCTGTTCGGCCGGGCGGTGACGGAGGGGTGCTGCGTGCAGCTGAAGAAGCAGCAGCCGTGCCTCTGCCAGTACGCGCGCAACCCGGCCTACAGCAACTACGTCAATGGCCCCGCCGCGCAGAGCCTCACCAAGGCGTGCGGCCTCCCCAAGATGAAGTGCTGA
- the LOC117851464 gene encoding pentatricopeptide repeat-containing protein At3g62890 gives MPASPWPTPRSVRQASQLHAMLTTSGRIVHPTSAGHLLNSLTNCLSAPRHLRYALSLFDTLPQDSTFLFDTALRACLRASAGADHPVLLFRRMRRGGVRADAFTFHFLFRCCALPRGRAVLCRMLHAACLRTMLPSAAPLVANPLIHMYAALGLTDSARRVFDEIPVKDPVVWTTVIGGLAKMGMLDEARRLLVQAPERNVISWTSLIAGYSRAGRAAEAVDCFNSMLSDGVAPDEVTVICVLSACSQLKDLDIGRSLHFLVGEKKIRMSDNLVVALIDMYAKCGDIACAQGIFDAVGRGQKPEPWNAIIDGYCKLGHVDVARSLFDQMDAPDVITFNSMITGYIHSGRLRDALMLFIQMRRHDLRADNFTVVSLLTACASLGALPQGRALHASIEQRLVEEDVYLGTALVDMYMKCGRVDEATIVFQRMGERDVRTWSAMIAGLAFHGMGKVALEYFCQMKHDGFQPNSVTYIAVLTACSHSCLLNEGRMHFNEMRSLHRIQPQIEHYGCMIDLLARSGLLDEAMNLVQTMPMQPNAVIWGSILSACRVHKKIDLARHAAENLLKLEPDEDAVYVQLYNIYIDSRQWVDAKRIRMLMEERGVKKTAGYSSITVAGQVHKFVVNDQSHPWKFEIIAMMEEIAHRLKSVGYSPITSKITVDVDEEEKEQALLAHSEKMAIAFGLISLAPNLPIHIMKNLRVCEDCHSAIKLISKLWNREIIVRDRSRFHHFRDGTCSCNDFW, from the coding sequence ATGCCGGCGTCGCCATGGCCGACCCCTCGCTCGGTGCGGCAAGCGTCCCAGCTCCACGCCATGCTCACCACATCCGGCAGGATCGTCCACCCGACCTCCGCTGGGCACCTCCTCAACTCCCTCACCAACTGCCTCTCGGCCCCGCGCCACCTCCGCTACGCGCTCAGCCTGTTCGACACATTGCCGCAGGACTCCACGTTCCTCTTCGACACCGCCCTGCGCGCCTGCCTCCGCGCGTCCGCCGGCGCGGACCATCCGGTCCTCCTCTTCCGCCGCATGCGCCGCGGGGGCGTCCGCGCGGACGCCTTCACGTTCCACTTCCTCTTCAGGTGCTGCGCCCTCCCCCGCGGTCGCGCTGTGCTCTGTCGGATGCTGCACGCCGCGTGCCTCCGGACCATGCTCCCCTCTGCCGCGCCGCTCGTAGCCAACCCCCTCATCCACATGTACGCCGCGCTCGGGCTCACGGACAGCGCGCGCCGGGTGTTCGACGAGATACCTGTCAAGGACCCGGTTGTGTGGACAACGGTGATCGGTGGGCTGGCCAAGATGGGGATGCTCGATGAAGCGCGGAGGCTCCTTGTGCAGGCACCGGAGAGGAACGTGATCTCATGGACTAGCTTGATTGCCGGCTACTCTCGTGCAGGTCGGGCTGCTGAGGCTGTGGATTGCTTCAACAGCATGCTTTCAGATGGTGTCGCGCCGGATGAGGTTACGGTGATTTGTGTGCTCTCAGCTTGTTCGCAGCTAAAGGATTTGGACATTGGACGCTCACTGCACTTTCTGGTTGGGGAGAAGAAGATCCGGATGAGCGACAATCTTGTTGTTGCGCTCATCGACATGTATGCCAAGTGTGGTGACATTGCCTGTGCACAGGGGATCTTTGACGCTGTGGGAAGAGGCCAAAAGCCTGAGCCATGGAATGCTATCATTGACGGGTACTGCAAGCTTGGCCATGTTGATGTTGCTAGGTCTCTGTTTGATCAAATGGACGCCCCTGATGTCATCACATTCAACTCGATGATCACTGGATACATCCACAGTGGCCGGCTTAGAGACGCATTAATGTTGTTCATTCAGATGAGGAGACACGACCTGCGCGCTGATAATTTTACAGTGGTGAGCCTTCTCACTGCTTGTGCAAGCTTAGGTGCTCTGCCTCAGGGCAGGGCTTTGCATGCTTCAATTGAGCAGAGGCTGGTGGAAGAAGATGTTTACCTTGGAACCGCACTTGTGGATATGTACATGAAATGTGGGAGGGTGGATGAGGCAACCATTGTGTTCCAGCGGATGGGTGAAAGAGATGTTCGCACTTGGAGTGCCATGATTGCAGGTCTTGCTTTCCATGGGATGGGTAAGGTTGCTCTGGAGTATTTCTGCCAGATGAAACACGATGGTTTTCAGCCCAACTCAGTTACCTACATTGCTGTTCTTACTGCATGCAGCCACTCATGCCTGCTTAATGAAGGTCGAATGCATTTCAATGAGATGAGATCGTTGCACAGGATACAGCCTCAGATTGAGCACTATGGCTGCATGATAGATTTGCTTGCTCGAAGTGGGCTCTTGGATGAAGCTATGAATCTTGTTCAGACGATGCCAATGCAACCAAATGCTGTCATATGGGGCTCCATCTTGAGTGCTTGCAGAGTTCACAAAAAAATTGACCTAGCTCGACATGCTGCAGAGAATCTTCTGAAGTTAGAGCCTGACGAGGATGCTGTCTATGTTCAGTTGTATAACATATACATAGACTCTAGACAATGGGTAGATGCAAAAAGGATAAGGATGTTGATGGAGGAACGGGGAGTTAAGAAGACGGCAGGTTACAGTTCGATTACTGTGGCTGGGCAGGTGCACAAGTTTGTTGTTAATGACCAATCACACCCTTGGAAGTTTGAGATCATTGCAATGATGGAGGAAATTGCACACAGGCTAAAATCTGTTGGTTATTCACCGATCACATCAAAGATAACAGTGGATGTTgatgaggaagagaaagagCAAGCACTTTTAGCCCACAGTGAGAAGATGGCAATTGCTTTTGGTCTCATTAGCCTTGCACCGAACTTACCGATTCATATCATGAAGAACCTGAGGGTCTGTGAGGACTGCCACTCGGCAATCAAGTTAATCTCCAAGCTTTGGAACCGGGAAATCATTGTTAGAGACCGGAGTAGGTTCCACCATTTCCGAGACGGAACATGTTCTTGCAATGATTTTTGGTGA
- the LOC117851466 gene encoding uncharacterized protein produces the protein MASEELVHKVQALIERCLQVYMNQKEVIDTLSQHAKIEPCITELVWRQLEQQNPLFFKAYYMRLMLKNQIMVFNKLLEDQLQIMNKEFPPGIPSMSLPNGSNSNQLKQNSCFLPETAPGSAVPNGIMHNGSSSGIINGTPSGDQLLNAGKDLHGLHSGIDASTSLQSDQNATAVLFGDNGASATIKTESGYSSNADFAFCGNTFLESCQSIGDASGGGSFSSSELNGQPLNDSILDMESSSFSFLNQIPQSFIFSDLAEDFSQSAEMTPFLTSETNNFSDSTGGDHTG, from the exons ATGGCGAGCGAGGAGCTAGTCCACAAG GTCCAGGCTCTTATAGAGCGCTGCCTTCAGGTGTATATGAACCAGAAAGAAGTAATCGATACCCTCTCTCAACACGCAAAGATAGAGCCTTGTATTACTGAACTTG TTTGGCGACAACTTGAGCAACAGAATCCTCTATTTTTCAAGGCATACTATATGAGGCTAATGCTTAAGAATCAGATAATGGTCTTCAACAAGCTTCTTGAGGATCAGCTTCAGATCATGAATAAAGAATTTCCTCCAGGGATCCCTTCTATGTCTCTTCCTAATGGCTCTAACTCCAACCAAT TAAAGCAAAATTCATGCTTTTTGCCGGAGACTGCTCCTGGATCTGCAGTGCCAAATGGTATAATGCACAATGGAAGTTCAAGTGGTATAATAAATGGCACGCCATCTGGTGATCAATTACTCAATGCTGGTAAAGACTTGCATGGTCTTCACAGTGGAATTGATGCTTCAACTAGTCTGCAGTCGGACCAGAATGCAACTGCTGTCCTGTTTGGTGACAATGGGGCAAGTGCGACAATAAAGACAGAGTCTGGCTATTCAAGTAATGCTGATTTTGCTTTCTGCGGGAATACTTTCCTGGAATCATGCCAGTCAATAGGTGATGCATCTGGTGGTGGATCCTTCAGTAGCTCAGAGTTGAATGGACAACCACTGAATGATTCGATTTTGGATATGGAATCATCATCATTTAGCTTCTTGAACCAGATTCCGCAAAGTTTCATCTTTTCAGACTTGGCAGAGGATTTCAGCCAAAGTGCAG AAATGACGCCATTCCTCACTTCTGAAACAAATAACTTCTCTGATTCAACTGGAGGAGATCATACAG GTTGA
- the LOC140222531 gene encoding pentatricopeptide repeat-containing protein At3g03580, translating into MAVRDVISLNRMITGFIRSGFGDRALAVYRWMVGSGVRETPHTFSAILSACNSCEGLQLHGRVLALGLCSNPFIGSALVNLYMRVEMPCAALLLCNEMTLRSTVMSNVVLGGLCNLKLTEDLLCSLLDMRRHGLELNGLSYCYAMRGCYQDEEWLEQGRQLHGVVLKAGWVPSNIFLSNLLVDLYSATGDLVDAKNSLDDIPSEDVISWNSIVSVYASRGCKKEATDYLRQMVWHGKLPSVRSFVRLFALSGQTGDLQFGVQMHGVALKLGFSWSSAHVQTSLIDMYGKCCSFDSSLAIFNEIPSLALECCNSTITSSIRCKVFDSALEVLYCMIVEGVVPDNVTLSATIKATSLSASSSLISCEMLHSWVFKLGFETDMAVCSSLISTYARAGQMNSSHLIFESLQDPSVICFTSVISACARYGDGAQGVELLNKMVSRGLKPDDVTFLCAIAGCDQARLFEEGRLVIELMRASRELDPDERHFACMVNLLSRDGFVEEAMKMMEHSPLRHYTKAWSSLLQSCMAHGENVMGKRAANMLIDVGQKDPATNLQVSKYFHEIGDTENASRVKAMASGKEVKESGHSLVEISNGI; encoded by the coding sequence ATGGCAGTGCGGGATGTCATTTCTTTGAACCGTATGATCACTGGTTTCATTCGCAGTGGCTTTGGCGATCGAGCTCTTGCAGTCTACAGGTGGATGGTTGGTTCGGGCGTCAGAGAGACCCCTCATACCTTCTCTGCAATCCTCAGTGCGTGCAACAGCTGTGAGGGACTACAACTGCATGGCCGGGTGCTGGCGTTGGGCCTGTGCTCCAACCCATTTATCGGGTCTGCGTTGGTCAATCTCTATATGCGTGTTGAAATGCCTTGTGCTGCCCTATTGCTGTGCAATGAGATGACGTTGCGAAGCACAGTCATGTCCAATGTGGTTCTGGGTGGCTTGTGCAACCTTAAGCTGACTGAGGACCTCCTTTGTTCCCTACTTGACATGAGACGACATGGTTTGGAGTTGAATGGTCTTTCCTACTGTTACGCGATGAGAGGATGCTATCAAGATGAAGAATGGCTGGAACAAGGCAGGCAGCTTCATGGAGTAGTTCTTAAGGCAGGGTGGGTTCCTTCAAACATTTTCCTGTCAAACTTGCTTGTGGATCTTTACTCAGCGACTGGGGATTTGGTGGATGCTAAGAATTCACTTGATGATATCCCTTCCGAGGATGTAATCTCATGGAACTCCATTGTTTCTGTTTATGCAAGCAGAGGATGTAAGAAGGAAGCAACTGATTACTTGAGACAGATGGTTTGGCACGGCAAGCTGCCCTCAGTTCGCTCCTTTGTCAGGCTCTTTGCTTTGTCTGGTCAGACTGGAGATCTTCAATTTGGGGTTCAGATGCATGGCGTTGCTCTTAAACTTGGATTCAGTTGGAGTAGTGCGCATGTGCAAACTTCTCTCATTGACATGTATGGAAAGTGTTGCTCTTTTGATTCTTCCTTGGCAATCTTTAATGAAATCCCAAGCCTTGCACTGGAGTGCTGTAATTCAACCATCACATCATCAATTCGCTGCAAGGTTTTTGACTCCGCATTGGAGGTATTGTACTGTATGATTGTAGAGGGAGTTGTGCCTGATAATGTGACTCTATCTGCAACCATCAAGGCCACATCTTTGTCAGCTTCTTCAAGTTTAATCAGTTGCGAAATGCTGCATTCTTGGGTCTTCAAACTGGGCTTTGAAACAGACATGGCTGTGTGCTCCTCTTTGATCAGCACATATGCTCGAGCCGGTCAAATGAACAGCTCCCACTTGATATTTGAAAGCTTGCAGGATCCGAGTGTCATTTGCTTCACTTCAGTAATATCTGCTTGCGCTCGATATGGAGATGGCGCGCAAGGAGTGGAGCTGTTAAATAAGATGGTTTCTAGGGGCCTCAAGCCCGACGATGTTACCTTCCTGTGCGCAATTGCTGGATGCGATCAGGCAAGGCTGTTTGAAGAAGGGAGGCTGGTGATTGAACTCATGAGAGCAAGCCGTGAGCTGGATCCTGATGAAAGGCACTTTGCCTGCATGGTTAACCTTCTCAGTCGAGATGGTTTTGTGGAGGAGGCAATGAAAATGATGGAGCACTCTCCACTACGACACTACACCAAGGCATGGAGCTCGCTCCTACAGAGTTGCATGGCACATGGTGAAAATGTGATGGGAAAGAGAGCCGCAAATATGCTGATAGATGTGGGCCAAAAGGATCCAGCCACCAACTTGCAGGTATCAAAATACTTTCACGAGATTGGGGACACCGAAAATGCTTCAAGGGTTAAAGCGATGGCTAGTGGGAAAGAAGTGAAGGAGAGTGGTCACAGCTTGGTTGAGATCAGTAACGGAATCTAA